The Acinonyx jubatus isolate Ajub_Pintada_27869175 chromosome E3, VMU_Ajub_asm_v1.0, whole genome shotgun sequence genome has a window encoding:
- the ZNF200 gene encoding zinc finger protein 200, giving the protein MAAKVVPMPLKPKRSFILRVPPDSKLGQDLLRDATSGPKTIHQLVLEHFLTFLPKPSVVQPNQKVKETLVIMKDVSSNFQNRLQPHPIVKLLPREGIQQKQDTLSLYLKTEPEELVVFEDLNVFHSQEECVSLDATQQPTSEKEDSVGEMMLLDNDINPESDDLQKEPGESEYHREKTSDCDEVDCSMVSEQSPYCHKDRLSTSTPKQRKVRNLLVTIENDTPLEELSKYVDINVIALTRNRRTRRWYTCPLCGKQFNESSYLISHQRTHTGEKPYDCSHCGKSFNHKTNLNKHERIHTGEKPYSCSQCGKNFRQNSHRSRHEGIHIREKIFKCPECGKTFPENKDFVLHLQSHEAERPYSCKKCGRRFGRLSNCTRHEKTHSACKTRKQKWDQERSDGPALT; this is encoded by the exons ATGGCTGCAAAAGTGGTTCCAATGCCCCTAAAGCCAAAGCGGTCCTTTATACTGAGAGTtcctccagactccaagctgggCCAAGACCTACTTCGAGATGCTACTAGTGGGCCCAAGACCATCCACCAGCTAGTTCTGGAGCACTTCCTCACCTTCTTGCCCAAGCCAAGCGTGGTGCAGCCCAATCAGAAAGTCAAGGAGACTTTGGTTATTATGAAGGATGTGAGCTCAAACTTTCAGAACAGAT TGCAACCTCATCCCATAGTGAAGCTTCTACCCAGAGAAGGAATCCAGCAGAAACAGGACACATTGTCTCTGTATCTGAAAACTGAGCCTGAG GAACTGGTGGTCTTTGAGGATTTGAATGTATTTCACTCCCAAGAAGAATGTGTGAGCCTAGATGCTACTCAACAACCCAcctcagagaaggaagacagtGTTGGGGAGATGATGTTATTGG ACAATGACATTAATCCTGAGAGTGACGATCTTCAGAAGGAACCTGGAGAGAGTGAATATCATAGAGAAAAGACTTCAGATTGTGATGAAGTGGACTGTTCTATGGTCTCTGAGCAATCTCCGTATTGCCATAAAGACAGACTAAGTACATCCACTCCAAAACAAAGGAAAGTGAGAAATCTTCTAGTTACTATTGAAAATGATACTCCACTAGAGGAACTCTCAAAGTATGTGGATATCAACGTGATTGCACTTACCCGAAATCGGAGAACGAGAAGATGGTACACTTGTCCATTGTGTGGGAAACAGTTTAATGAAAGTTCTTACCTTATATCCCACCAGAGGACTCACACTGGTGAAAAACCCTATGACTGTAGTCACTGTGGGAAAAGCTTCAATCATAAAACCAACCTTAATAAACATGAGCGAAtccatacaggagagaaaccttattCATGTTCTCAGTGTGGGAAAAACTTTCGTCAGAACTCTCATCGGAGTCGCCATGAAGGAATCCAtataagggagaaaatatttaagtgtcCAGAATGTGGGAAAACCTTCCCAGAGAATAAAGACTTTGTGCTTCATCTGCAGAGTCATGAGGCTGAGAGGCCGTATAGTTGCAAAAAATGTGGGAGAAGATTTGGTCGGCTTTCCAACTGTACCCGGCATGAAAAAACCCACTCAGCATGTAAGACACGAAAGCAGAAGTGGGATCAGGAAAGGTCTGATGGTCCTGCCTTGACCTGA
- the MEFV gene encoding pyrin isoform X2 has translation MIKTPSDHLLHSLEGLVPNDFERFKFKLQNTSLEKDQSRIPRGQLQKARPVRLATLLITHYGEECAVRLTLQVLRAINQNFLAEELHKATDPESLIQESGADGSAVSCSSRENKPKGLRIPDILEGDRQRQSGDGAPSLPSSQPEAGRGTQKKPQGKRRDQKTSEGLDMLGKPGARNATLSSRKCPFPGKLQGGRGIDPSVRLRRNASSLGRLQGLNYGSLTGSLERTKSKINEAHLSSGQKRPRSLEITIFSGEREVPNPETLLSQEKMRSDNPDPEATLSQVATLNVGATVTPEKGFRNPEHSMSLKGGAFRNTLPNVSLTRAKTTWEHPESTGPSKKNGIAGQEPPEALTEVVGGKPRDEAVYVLGHAQEGDPVGGTHVHDSCRRSVASRDPKTSDSCSTSWLQSQAPLLVKNSGDCKQQEGLQMTSLSPKALPQCERHMRQAQLLFCEDHREPICLICRLSQEHRGHRVRPIEEAALEYKEQIQKQLEYLKDLRKSGEEQRSQGDKKTADFLKQIETRKQRIRHQLKQLYHFLEEQEKFFMASLEELGQTIGHVRESYSTRASRDIALLNELIGEMEVKQSQPEWELMQDIGVTLHRAKMVTVPKPWATPPEVEKKMHLFYQKSEFVEKSMKYFSEILHSEMDTINVPELICAQTHAVNVILDTETAHPNLIFSNDLKSVRLGNKWDRLPDSPERFDSCIIALGLPSFLSGRHYWEVEVGNKTGWVLGICKASMSRKGNMTLSPDNGYWVVMMTKRSEFQVSTIPPTRLQMTEPPRRVGIFLDYTTGDISFYNVTNKSVIYTFTSFSCSGPLQPIFSPGTHDGGKNMDPLIICPVGGQGPP, from the exons ATGATCAAGACCCCTAGTGACCATCTACTGCACTCCCTGGAGGGGCTGGTGCCCAACGACTTTGAGAGGTTCAAGTTTAAGCTCCAGAACACCAGCCTGGAGAAGGATCAATCCCGGATCCCCCGGGGCCAGCTCCAGAAAGCCAGGCCAGTGAGGCTGGCCACCCTGCTGATCACCCACTATGGGGAAGAGTGTGCCGTGCGGCTGACCCTGCAGGTCCTGAGGGCCATCAACCAGAACTTCCTGGCAGAGGAGCTCCACAAGGCGACTGACCCAG AGTCTCTGATACAAGAAAGTGGCGCAGACGGTTCAGCAGTGTCTTGTTCCTCCAGGGAGAATAAGCCCAAAGGCCTGAGGATACCAGATATCCTGGAAGGTGATAGGCAGCGGCAAAGTGGTGACGGGGCCCCCAGTCTGCCATCCAGCCAGCCTGAGGCTGGAAGGGGGACCCAGAAGAAGCCTCAGGGAAAACGGAGAGATCAGAAGACCTCCGAAGGCCTGGATATGCTGGGCAAGCCAGGGGCTAGGAACGCGACTCTGTCCTCCAGGAAATGCCCATTCCCTGGCAAGCTGCAGGGGGGAAGGGGGATCGATCCCAGTGTCAGGCTACGCAGGAATGCCAGCTCTTTAGGAAGGCTCCAAGGACTGAACTATGGGTCGCTTACTGGGTCCCTAGAAAggacaaaatccaaaataaatgaagcacaTTTATCTTCTGGACAGAAGCGCCCCAGAAGTCTTGAAATTACCATTttttcaggagagagagaagtcccCAATCCAGAAACTCTTCTGTctcaagagaaaatgagaagtgaCAATCCAGACCCAGAGGCCACCCTCAGTCAAGTGGCCACTCTGAATGTAGGGGCTACTGTGACTCCAGAGAAAGGCTTTAGGAATCCAGAACATTCCATGAGCCTGAAAGGGGGAGCATTCAGGAATACACTTCCCAATGTATCGTTGACTAGAGCAAAGACGACCTGGGAGCATCCAGAATCTACAGGACCTTCTAAGAAAAACGGAATTGCGGGTCAAGAACCCCCTGAGGCCTTGACAGAGGTGGTAGGCG GGAAGCCACGGGATGAGGCTGTGTATGTCCTTGGCCATGCCCAGGAAGGAGACCCGGTTGGTGGCACGCATGTGCACGATTCCTGCAGACGCTCTGTGGCTTCTAGGGATCCCAAGACCTCAGACAGCTGCTCAACTAGCTGGCTCCAGAGCCAGGCCCCACTCTTGGTAAAGAACTCAGGAGACTGCAAGCAGCAGGAGGGCCTGCAGATGACCAGCTTGAGCCCCAAGGCCCTGCCACAGTGTGAGCGACATATGAGGCAGGCCCAGTTGCTCTTCTGCGAGGACCACAGGGAGCCTATCTGCCTCATCTGCAGGCTGAGTCAAGAGCACCGAGGCCACCGGGTGCGCCCCATCGAGGAGGCTGCCCTGGAATATAAG GAGCAAATTCAAAAGCAGCTGGAGTATCTGAAGGACTTGAGAAAatctggggaggagcagagatctCAGGGGGATAAGAAGACCGCGGACTTCCTG AAACAAATCGAAACCCGGAAGCAGAGAATCCGGCACCAGTTgaagcagctgtaccattttctGGAAGAGCAAGAGAAGTTCTTCATGGCCTCCCTAGAGGAGCTGGGCCAGACCATTGGCCACGTCAGGGAGTCATACAGCACCCGAGCGTCCAGAGACATCGCCCTTCTCAATGAGCTGATTGGGGAGATGGAGGTCAAACAGAGCCAGCCGGAATGGGAGCTCATGCAG GACATCGGAGTCACCCTGCACAG GGCCAAGATGGTGACTGTCCCTAAGCCATGGGCCACTCCTCCAGAGGTGGAAAAAAAGATGCACTTGTTCTACCAGAAATCAGAGTTTGTGGAGAAGAGCATGAAGTACTTCTCGG AAATTCTGCATTCAGAAATGGACACCATCAATG TTCCAGAACTGATTTGCGCTCAGACACATGCCG TTAATGTGATTCTGGACACAGAAACTGCCCACCCCAATCTCATCTTCTCTAATGACCTGAAAAGCGTGAGACTTGGAAACAAGTGGGATCGTCTGCCTGACAGTCCAGAAAGATTCGATAGTTGCATCATTGCCCTAGGCCTTCCAAGCTTCCTCTCTGGCCGCCATTATTGGGAAGTGGAGGTAGGAAACAAGACAGGGTGGGTCCTGGGTATCTGCAAGGCATCCATGAGCAGGAAGGGGAACATGACTCTGTCACCTGACAATGGCTATTGGGTGGTGATGATGACAAAGCGAAGCGAATTCCAGGTGTCCACCATTCCCCCAACGCGCCTGCAGATGACGGAACCCCCCAGACGTGTCGGCATCTTCCTTGATTACACCACCGGAGACATTTCCTTTTACAATGTAACAAACAAATCCGTTATCTACACATTCACCAGCTTCTCTTGCTCTGGGCCCCTTCAGCCTATCTTCAGCCCTGGAACACATGATGGAGGGAAGAACATGGATCCTCTGATCATCTGTCCAGTGGGTGGCCAGGGGCCTCCCTGA
- the MEFV gene encoding pyrin isoform X1, with protein sequence MIKTPSDHLLHSLEGLVPNDFERFKFKLQNTSLEKDQSRIPRGQLQKARPVRLATLLITHYGEECAVRLTLQVLRAINQNFLAEELHKATDPESLIQESGADGSAVSCSSRENKPKGLRIPDILEGDRQRQSGDGAPSLPSSQPEAGRGTQKKPQGKRRDQKTSEGLDMLGKPGARNATLSSRKCPFPGKLQGGRGIDPSVRLRRNASSLGRLQGLNYGSLTGSLERTKSKINEAHLSSGQKRPRSLEITIFSGEREVPNPETLLSQEKMRSDNPDPEATLSQVATLNVGATVTPEKGFRNPEHSMSLKGGAFRNTLPNVSLTRAKTTWEHPESTGPSKKNGIAGQEPPEALTEVVGGEFHEPSDPEVPPSSGKPRDEAVYVLGHAQEGDPVGGTHVHDSCRRSVASRDPKTSDSCSTSWLQSQAPLLVKNSGDCKQQEGLQMTSLSPKALPQCERHMRQAQLLFCEDHREPICLICRLSQEHRGHRVRPIEEAALEYKEQIQKQLEYLKDLRKSGEEQRSQGDKKTADFLKQIETRKQRIRHQLKQLYHFLEEQEKFFMASLEELGQTIGHVRESYSTRASRDIALLNELIGEMEVKQSQPEWELMQDIGVTLHRAKMVTVPKPWATPPEVEKKMHLFYQKSEFVEKSMKYFSEILHSEMDTINVPELICAQTHAVNVILDTETAHPNLIFSNDLKSVRLGNKWDRLPDSPERFDSCIIALGLPSFLSGRHYWEVEVGNKTGWVLGICKASMSRKGNMTLSPDNGYWVVMMTKRSEFQVSTIPPTRLQMTEPPRRVGIFLDYTTGDISFYNVTNKSVIYTFTSFSCSGPLQPIFSPGTHDGGKNMDPLIICPVGGQGPP encoded by the exons ATGATCAAGACCCCTAGTGACCATCTACTGCACTCCCTGGAGGGGCTGGTGCCCAACGACTTTGAGAGGTTCAAGTTTAAGCTCCAGAACACCAGCCTGGAGAAGGATCAATCCCGGATCCCCCGGGGCCAGCTCCAGAAAGCCAGGCCAGTGAGGCTGGCCACCCTGCTGATCACCCACTATGGGGAAGAGTGTGCCGTGCGGCTGACCCTGCAGGTCCTGAGGGCCATCAACCAGAACTTCCTGGCAGAGGAGCTCCACAAGGCGACTGACCCAG AGTCTCTGATACAAGAAAGTGGCGCAGACGGTTCAGCAGTGTCTTGTTCCTCCAGGGAGAATAAGCCCAAAGGCCTGAGGATACCAGATATCCTGGAAGGTGATAGGCAGCGGCAAAGTGGTGACGGGGCCCCCAGTCTGCCATCCAGCCAGCCTGAGGCTGGAAGGGGGACCCAGAAGAAGCCTCAGGGAAAACGGAGAGATCAGAAGACCTCCGAAGGCCTGGATATGCTGGGCAAGCCAGGGGCTAGGAACGCGACTCTGTCCTCCAGGAAATGCCCATTCCCTGGCAAGCTGCAGGGGGGAAGGGGGATCGATCCCAGTGTCAGGCTACGCAGGAATGCCAGCTCTTTAGGAAGGCTCCAAGGACTGAACTATGGGTCGCTTACTGGGTCCCTAGAAAggacaaaatccaaaataaatgaagcacaTTTATCTTCTGGACAGAAGCGCCCCAGAAGTCTTGAAATTACCATTttttcaggagagagagaagtcccCAATCCAGAAACTCTTCTGTctcaagagaaaatgagaagtgaCAATCCAGACCCAGAGGCCACCCTCAGTCAAGTGGCCACTCTGAATGTAGGGGCTACTGTGACTCCAGAGAAAGGCTTTAGGAATCCAGAACATTCCATGAGCCTGAAAGGGGGAGCATTCAGGAATACACTTCCCAATGTATCGTTGACTAGAGCAAAGACGACCTGGGAGCATCCAGAATCTACAGGACCTTCTAAGAAAAACGGAATTGCGGGTCAAGAACCCCCTGAGGCCTTGACAGAGGTGGTAGGCGGTGAGTTCCATGAGCCTTCAGATCCAGAAGTTCCTCCTTCTTCAG GGAAGCCACGGGATGAGGCTGTGTATGTCCTTGGCCATGCCCAGGAAGGAGACCCGGTTGGTGGCACGCATGTGCACGATTCCTGCAGACGCTCTGTGGCTTCTAGGGATCCCAAGACCTCAGACAGCTGCTCAACTAGCTGGCTCCAGAGCCAGGCCCCACTCTTGGTAAAGAACTCAGGAGACTGCAAGCAGCAGGAGGGCCTGCAGATGACCAGCTTGAGCCCCAAGGCCCTGCCACAGTGTGAGCGACATATGAGGCAGGCCCAGTTGCTCTTCTGCGAGGACCACAGGGAGCCTATCTGCCTCATCTGCAGGCTGAGTCAAGAGCACCGAGGCCACCGGGTGCGCCCCATCGAGGAGGCTGCCCTGGAATATAAG GAGCAAATTCAAAAGCAGCTGGAGTATCTGAAGGACTTGAGAAAatctggggaggagcagagatctCAGGGGGATAAGAAGACCGCGGACTTCCTG AAACAAATCGAAACCCGGAAGCAGAGAATCCGGCACCAGTTgaagcagctgtaccattttctGGAAGAGCAAGAGAAGTTCTTCATGGCCTCCCTAGAGGAGCTGGGCCAGACCATTGGCCACGTCAGGGAGTCATACAGCACCCGAGCGTCCAGAGACATCGCCCTTCTCAATGAGCTGATTGGGGAGATGGAGGTCAAACAGAGCCAGCCGGAATGGGAGCTCATGCAG GACATCGGAGTCACCCTGCACAG GGCCAAGATGGTGACTGTCCCTAAGCCATGGGCCACTCCTCCAGAGGTGGAAAAAAAGATGCACTTGTTCTACCAGAAATCAGAGTTTGTGGAGAAGAGCATGAAGTACTTCTCGG AAATTCTGCATTCAGAAATGGACACCATCAATG TTCCAGAACTGATTTGCGCTCAGACACATGCCG TTAATGTGATTCTGGACACAGAAACTGCCCACCCCAATCTCATCTTCTCTAATGACCTGAAAAGCGTGAGACTTGGAAACAAGTGGGATCGTCTGCCTGACAGTCCAGAAAGATTCGATAGTTGCATCATTGCCCTAGGCCTTCCAAGCTTCCTCTCTGGCCGCCATTATTGGGAAGTGGAGGTAGGAAACAAGACAGGGTGGGTCCTGGGTATCTGCAAGGCATCCATGAGCAGGAAGGGGAACATGACTCTGTCACCTGACAATGGCTATTGGGTGGTGATGATGACAAAGCGAAGCGAATTCCAGGTGTCCACCATTCCCCCAACGCGCCTGCAGATGACGGAACCCCCCAGACGTGTCGGCATCTTCCTTGATTACACCACCGGAGACATTTCCTTTTACAATGTAACAAACAAATCCGTTATCTACACATTCACCAGCTTCTCTTGCTCTGGGCCCCTTCAGCCTATCTTCAGCCCTGGAACACATGATGGAGGGAAGAACATGGATCCTCTGATCATCTGTCCAGTGGGTGGCCAGGGGCCTCCCTGA